TGACCGTGGAGGTCAAGATTGGTATCACGGACAGTCCGCGCGAGCTGGTCATCTCCAGCGCGCAGACGCCGGCCGAAGTCGAGGAACTGGTGACCGCCGCGCTGAGCCAGGCGTCCGGCCTGCTCAGTCTCAGCGACGAGAAGGGCCGTCGCTTCCTGGTGGACAGCAAGAAGATCGCCTACGTCGAGATCGGCGCCCCGGACGCGCGGCGGGTCG
This genomic window from Mycobacterium saskatchewanense contains:
- a CDS encoding DUF3107 domain-containing protein, with amino-acid sequence MTVEVKIGITDSPRELVISSAQTPAEVEELVTAALSQASGLLSLSDEKGRRFLVDSKKIAYVEIGAPDARRVGFGIGAEAARLAAKVAKSE